The region agtggtttgttaacgctatgaaagttttcgtatgcgttgcacactatagtgattccttcctcctgtgggatattcgtgtacaggctagtgacatccattgagactagaaaagcgttttttggcaccctagtgctctcaataaaccttatgaaatgtgtcgtatctttaagatacgattcctgtatttgtgctattggctgaagtactttgtttacgccgctggggaatgatgataggcgttctgtaaggccatcacacccagatatgataggtcttccgactaatgtcggtttgtgaattttcgtgagggtatagaacactggaattcgaggcggatctgctgtttggttaaaccatttagccgtcatttcatctatgcaccctgcttggcgaagggagttaatgaggtgtttaactcgctggaatgtatctccaaccattggtttgtctgatggctgatagttatttctatcatccagttgtatatgtccctcagtaattttgttttctctgttcataacgacggttgttgtgcctttatcttcttttttgagaataatttctttgttgttaataagctccttgagagctcgttcctcacCGGGtagcagattatttttaggtttaaccagtggagttccgcaagctttattttgacttcttctaagtaagtctaaagagcaactgaccgttgaatcggtggaatccaactggatttcacgttaaatggatgttgctcagtattttggtcatgatagatatattgatgGCGCATCCtcctggcaaattggttgaagtctgaaattagctggcgccttatctggttttctttcattacagatgttggaatgaatttcaaacctcgagagagtaaattgatctgctttgtagtcaattgtgtgtctgaggggtttttgatgtgttgcttgcgtaactctatagtctcacaaaaacgtagataatgaatcaagatttcactgtaaAAAAAGGCATTATTTGTCTAAAAAagaaattcgtgcagggggtttcacctggaaaaaaaaattcctgcacaagcagtgcgcgaaaaaaaaaaattcgtacaagctgaaaatcccccccccccctcccccccatcacttttctaatggtccgtccctaagagttttcgggactttcgaaaaaTGGGCCCCAGGGCACGGGTTTTCAAAGGCCGATAAAACTAATAaaactaatcccagattaaaaatcaaccaaggagtttatttctctactcccaaatgctgttcaacgctgatattcggcaaaactctacattagaagaagtcatgcttgaaaaacaaaaataagcaaaagaaacttcaccaaaaagttgaaaacgtgaaacaaatgtTTACGCTAAtgctggattaagttaatcggctttcgaacaaccaggccccGTAGAAAAAGTGTGGCATTTTGAATCCAGTCATAATGATCTtccaatattttcttttgaaaaggggTCGAGATAATATTTATTTAGCGatacatttaatttttttgttgcaaaaaCAGTTATTTGTTTGAATTACTTAATTAAAGTGTACCCGGGCCTTGTCATTGTCAGGATACAGGAGTTcctgcaatatatatatatatatatatatatatatatatatataaatctgTCCACTTACAGCaaacacgtttttttttttgggagaaAAGACAGTTTTTATGTCCTATACAGGTACTAGAATAGCTGCTCTTTGCTTTGCGATCGAGATAGTAAAGACAGAACCTATTCTACATTTGATGCCCGACAACGGCTTTGTATTCCTTTGAAAAAAAGGACTTTTTCATCCCAAAACCTTGTGCGATAGCGAGCGAATTTTTCAATTTATAGAAtacatatttaaaaaatacaccatTTTATCGGATAGAGGAACAACGATGAACATGAATTTCAATTAACTGATAAATTATATCAAAACGCTATAACCCATTCACAAACCTATTCTTTCTCGGGAACGCTCTGTATAGTCTTATACTGATTGATCTCAGTGCCCAGGTTCTGGGAtacaatttcagcaactttcaGAACGAGTGACGTTTTGTCGCTGCTTATCCTTTTAAAATTCGTATGATTATTTATGCAAGCAAATAGTTTATATCAACTACTTTTGATCCATGCATAACGCTTTTTATCACATTAGGATTACAGTTCGCTGGAAACGAACACAGAAAGCAATTCTAAACTATAGCAATTCGTGGTATGACAAGAGatctaaaaagtaaaaaaagatgATCAATATCCTTTTGGCTGAAACAGTTCAAGAATTGCGTTTGCTGCTAAAAGAAAAGTGTAAAAAAAGACACCGCTCTCTTCAAAACGTAAACTAATTAGTTGAATCATGCTTTAGAGTCAAACTGTATAGCCGTTTTTCTAACAACATATTTTTAATGTGAAGGAAACGATGGTAGAGATGACCGACAGGGACCACAGGGGCCTCAAGGAATGACGGGATCCAAAGCTTGTGACAAGCTTCATTGTCTTGGTCCAAGGCTAGGCTACATAGTCCGGCTTCTGGATGTGGGTGTTTTGGGATGTTTTGGGTCttgcaaataattgtttttcaaaagcagtCGGTGCGCTTCTCGCAAAACAATTTATAGCAAATACGTTTGCAAAGGTTAGTAACCCAGTAAACCCTGGTCCCACCTCAACACTCGCAAACTCAAGACACTCTCACCTTTTGGATCCACCACCTACACAGTTCCGTTACTCAAATCTGTTCAACACAACGAAAAGAATCCAGCTGAAGCTCACGCGATATAACCACCACCTTCTCAATTACactttcttcaaagaaaacaactatATTCCACCGTCACTCTACCCAAGAAAACCTCCACTACACTCCGACAACCAGTTCAACCGCAAATGGAAACACATTTCTCATCAAGCTGCTCACAAACATTTGAAACTCCTCATCAAAGAATGCAAAAATAAGATAAACACCTTGAATATGGAACTATCTCATCATATGGAACTTCTTCGAAACTCTTACTCCTCGGAACTTTTTTCATTATACGCCTCTAAACTCAACTCGATGGCCTTATCGCTCGAGTCTCTGCTCAAGAAAAGACGCACGAAGAAAACTACACCCGTCCGCCGTTTCATTCAACACCGAGCCAACTACAACGCTTTACCTCCACAAGATACTGCTTCTAACGACAATACATCTAATGTTACGGTTAACCTTTGCACCATGCCTAATGTCCTCACTCAACACAATCTTACAGATAACAACACAACTCCTATTAACATAACTGCTAACAGCAACTACACTTCATCTCACATTACCAGTCACGCATCCATGTCTAATACTCTCGCCCGCACTCGCAAACGCTCTCGCCGCAAGAGCAAGCCTGCTAAGCTCCCACTTGATCACTCGTCTGTTATTAATCTCTCTAATTCTATTCTGTCTCCAGACGAGATATTTGTTCTCGCACGTGGCCTCACATTCTGCCCTACTCCTCGACACATCAACTGGCCTGAAATCTCAGCCGACATATACGATTTTGCTCGACGTATGCGACTAACAGAGTACTTCTTTGACGAGAACAACACCACTAACGTGAACAAACGAGACAACCCTTTCCATAATAAAAGCACTTGGAACCCTCCCACTAACAGAGAACAGGCCCTAGATACATTCTTAGACGCTGTTAAACTTGACATCACTACATGTAAACCTAAACCTATTCGCGACAATCTTACCACCTCAGAACGACAGGCAATACACCAACTTAAACAACGACAAGACATTGTAATAAAACCAGCAGACAAGGGTTCCGGTACGGTTATTATGGATAAAACCTGGTACATTGACGAATGCAACAGACAACTTAACGACTCTAAATTCTACCGACGCTTAAATGAAGACATCACTGTTGAcatacaaaaacgagtaacagtaTACGTAAACAGAATGTACACTGACGACTTCATTgacgagaagacaaaacaatacctgatacaacctgacgtaaaaccaggacgtttctacatccttcccaaagtacacaagcccggtaacccaggacgccctattgtttcatctaatagtcatcccactgaacgcatatcccattttattgaccaccatcttcaaccccttgtccacaaactaccatctcatgttaaagacactaacgattttctcaataaactccttaCCATTGGCGAATTACCTTCTAATtcattattagtaacacttgacgtctcatctctatacactaatattccacataatgaaggtgttaatgcttgtgatcattttttacgcactgatcctcacaacaccattcccactggcactatttgcgacctcatccgcatgattctcacgatgaataacttcacttttaatgatagccactaccttcaaatccacggcacagctatgggcaccaaaatggccccctcttttgctaacctcttcctcgggcttttcgaaaaaaatgctctaaggaacgccccattccaacctcatacttggttgagatacattgatgatatttttatgatctggactgaaggtccggagaaccttaaaattttcatcgattatctcaacaacattcaccctaccattaaattcactagctcacactctcccaccagtgttcctttccttgacgttaacgtctcactaactagtgacggaaacataaatacagacctatacacgaaacccacggacaaacaccaacacttactttattcctcttgtcatcctctacatacaaaaaaagcaatccctttcagcctagcactccgcctacgacgaatttgttctaccgacgaaacgttcaagattcgcaccacggaactaacgacataccttctgaaacgaggttacaaacgcaactttgttactaaacaaatacaacgggctgcagacattccccgcacacataccctacaacctaaacagacagacaaacccaaacgaATACCTTTCattacgacctataatccatcacttccttccatcttcaacataataaaaaaacactacaatctacttctttcttctgaccgctgcaaaaatgctttcctccatctacctgttgtggctttcaggcgctcccctaaccttcgagacctgctggttacagctaaactgtcccccaatgtaactcactCTAATTCCACACaattccttccggttcttttcgctgtggcaaaaactgcgctacctgtccttacatttcccatggactaaccaactacaaattctgctccactggcgaaacgcgctccattaatttccacataacttgcgaaactaaaaaccttatctacatgattcaatgcaacagatgccatctacagtacataggagaaactaaacgacgtttaaaagaccgttttaatgaacaccgccgcactttagataacgctaacaccaaatccaaacctactacagtcgcagaacatttcctctcctctccccacaacatctccaaggacatgcaattaatccctatcgaaaaaatgttttctaacagagactcgatccgtaaggccagggaagcttttttaattttaaaaggcaggacaattgatcccaacggtcttaatttccgcgaagaaacgtattagatttcactttattattttagtgatttccgttatttttccgtgactcttagtatttgaattcaaaatctttgtaactgccatgttttatcacattttttccagtattacgtcaacatccatttactatatatatatatgtacatagaagcaattcaatgtaaactctcattgtacctgaagaaggctggtttggccagccgaaatatagtacatcactaaaatcaaatctacgttgtatcggctcttgcttaaaatatttagtttctcaacttgaaataacgccgatcagatcaagccactgatccaacgtacaccgacaggaaaattgtccacggttgcttgcttcgaaactctgtAAATATACACCCTCTAGCATTTTGATCAGGTGAAGCTGGCGAGCAGGGAATTCAGTCCGGGACCCCAGGGACCTCCAGGGGCACAAGGAGCGAGGGGACCCCAAGGACCACGTCTCGCAGGTGTTAGTCGCAATCGCTGGGGAAGAACAAACTGCTCTGGAAACGCTACTGTTGTGTATACAGGTAAGGAGAGTTTTGGTGTAACGTGATGAATGATCAAAATAACTTCTAATAACTTTAACGCCGTTCAGACCAGTTTAAGTAAGTGTCCCACTGTTTGCCAAGTTAAAACTGTTCAAAGAGTTCTAAAGCTTTATTAAAAGTAAACTAGCATTTTCGTTGCCCGTTTCGTTGCTTTTAAATGGAATAGCGATACTATAACCGTttcgtcacctattgtcattaatgtgccaaccaaagATCtgttggctgtcgaaacaaaggttcttttgctCTGTGGttcgcaaatttttaaataccaaaagaattgtttataaatcGTGAATACCGTTGTAAGGAACTTAAGcaagaacgacgacgacgacgacgatggaCTCACAAAAACAATGATTCTGCACGCCCCCCACGTTCAGTgaacattttggtacatttgtTACCCGTTTTCGTCCTGAAAACAGGGAATAGAGAGCTTCaaattctaggacgagaacgactacgagtacgagattttctcatagaacaacagtgagcgcgcgc is a window of Montipora capricornis isolate CH-2021 chromosome 13, ASM3666992v2, whole genome shotgun sequence DNA encoding:
- the LOC138030816 gene encoding uncharacterized protein, producing MWVFWDVLGLANNCFSKAVGALLAKQFIANTFAKVSNPVNPGPTSTLANSRHSHLLDPPPTQFRYSNLFNTTKRIQLKLTRYNHHLLNYTFFKENNYIPPSLYPRKPPLHSDNQFNRKWKHISHQAAHKHLKLLIKECKNKINTLNMELSHHMELLRNSYSSELFSLYASKLNSMALSLESLLKKRRTKKTTPVRRFIQHRANYNALPPQDTASNDNTSNVTVNLCTMPNVLTQHNLTDNNTTPINITANSNYTSSHITSHASMSNTLARTRKRSRRKSKPAKLPLDHSSVINLSNSILSPDEIFVLARGLTFCPTPRHINWPEISADIYDFARRMRLTEYFFDENNTTNVNKRDNPFHNKSTWNPPTNREQALDTFLDAVKLDITTCKPKPIRDNLTTSERQAIHQLKQRQDIVIKPADKGSGTVIMDKTWYIDECNRQLNDSKFYRRLNEDITVDIQKRVTVYVNRMYTDDFIDEKTKQYLIQPDVKPGRFYILPKVHKPGNPGRPIVSSNSHPTERISHFIDHHLQPLVHKLPSHVKDTNDFLNKLLTIGELPSNSLLVTLDVSSLYTNIPHNEGVNACDHFLRTDPHNTIPTGTICDLIRMILTMNNFTFNDSHYLQIHGTAMGTKMAPSFANLFLGLFEKNALRNAPFQPHTWLRYIDDIFMIWTEGPENLKIFIDYLNNIHPTIKFTSSHSPTSVPFLDVNVSLTSDGNINTDLYTKPTDKHQHLLYSSCHPLHTKKAIPFSLALRLRRICSTDETFKIRTTELTTYLLKRGYKRNFVTKQIQRAADIPRTHTLQPKQTDKPKRIPFITTYNPSLPSIFNIIKKHYNLLLSSDRCKNAFLHLPVVAFRRSPNLRDLLVTAKLSPNVTHSNSTQFLPVLFAVAKTALPVLTFPMD